From Sphingomonas hengshuiensis, one genomic window encodes:
- a CDS encoding EVE domain-containing protein gives MAYWLLRSEPDAYSWDDLVRDGETEWNGVRNYTARNFLKEMAPGDRALFYHSNTEKAAVGIMEITRAWQPDGDDGKWASVAVRPVEKLARPVTLAAIKAEARLAELEVIRQSRLSVTPVRDAEWAVLLEMGR, from the coding sequence ATGGCGTATTGGCTGCTGCGATCCGAACCCGATGCCTATTCGTGGGACGACCTTGTCCGCGATGGCGAGACCGAATGGAATGGCGTGCGCAACTATACCGCGCGCAATTTCCTCAAGGAGATGGCGCCGGGCGACCGCGCGCTCTTTTATCATTCGAACACCGAGAAGGCGGCGGTGGGGATCATGGAGATCACCCGCGCCTGGCAGCCCGATGGCGACGACGGCAAATGGGCCAGCGTCGCGGTGCGCCCGGTCGAAAAGCTCGCCCGCCCGGTGACGCTCGCGGCGATCAAGGCCGAGGCGCGGCTCGCCGAGCTCGAGGTGATCCGCCAGTCGCGGCTGTCGGTCACCCCGGTGCGCGACGCCGAATGGGCGGTCCTGCTCGAAATGGGCCGCTGA
- a CDS encoding hemerythrin domain-containing protein, whose product MAEVDRVELLRDHAAIELLSKRLSTLIDRQAGAEDLALALDHLVQTVASHLALEDAIIYDLALEDQMDASPTEVDRAHQEFETLKSNWGDYLTAWTPQRIAADRDTFVRETRAMLPRLRDRVRLETHLLSLMGTVRHYA is encoded by the coding sequence ATGGCCGAAGTCGATCGCGTTGAATTGTTGCGGGATCATGCCGCGATAGAATTGCTGTCCAAACGCCTTTCCACGCTGATCGATCGCCAGGCCGGGGCCGAGGATCTGGCGCTCGCGCTCGACCATCTCGTCCAGACGGTGGCGTCGCACCTCGCGCTCGAAGACGCGATCATCTATGATCTCGCGCTCGAGGACCAGATGGACGCGAGCCCGACCGAAGTCGATCGCGCCCACCAGGAGTTCGAGACGCTCAAGAGCAACTGGGGCGACTATCTCACCGCCTGGACGCCCCAGCGCATCGCCGCCGACCGCGACACCTTCGTCCGCGAGACCCGCGCGATGCTGCCCCGGCTGCGCGACCGCGTCCGGCTGGAGACGCATCTGCTCTCGCTGATGGGCACCGTCCGGCACTACGCCTGA
- a CDS encoding Abi-alpha family protein: MSTLGEGEIVKEVAGGSRGALRRVFGPALTEYGEMLADNVKLWRFKNLLRIREKVDRIVQDRAVPEAALNALPFGDSMRTIEAASQEDEDDVQELWARLIVKASVSENLKVNKLHIEILRSLSPADTALLELLHPSVVYREFSSEAEIQAFNNEMNTKADVKWRKFSEEDRAVSVQNLLRLRCIASLPRIFSANRVLHQIRSRELRINGTVVVPARFEEMLGDLVTLIYQSSGAMPYDATQPVPLLRRGWFGPTETGTITVPELNHMLTPLGQGFMKAVTIDQALNKGG, encoded by the coding sequence ATGTCGACCTTAGGTGAAGGTGAGATCGTCAAGGAAGTTGCCGGTGGCAGCCGAGGCGCACTGCGCCGTGTGTTTGGCCCTGCGCTCACCGAATATGGCGAAATGCTCGCCGATAACGTGAAGCTGTGGCGCTTCAAAAATCTCCTCCGCATCCGCGAAAAGGTGGATCGGATTGTCCAAGATCGCGCCGTTCCAGAAGCGGCTTTGAATGCGCTCCCGTTCGGCGATTCAATGAGGACGATCGAGGCGGCGTCTCAAGAGGATGAGGACGATGTCCAGGAGCTTTGGGCGCGCTTGATCGTCAAGGCATCAGTGTCGGAAAATCTCAAGGTCAACAAACTCCACATCGAGATTCTGCGGTCGCTTTCTCCCGCTGACACTGCATTACTGGAGTTGCTGCACCCAAGCGTCGTCTACCGCGAATTCAGTTCCGAAGCGGAGATCCAGGCATTCAATAACGAGATGAATACCAAAGCGGACGTAAAGTGGCGCAAGTTCAGTGAGGAAGATCGGGCCGTCTCGGTTCAGAATCTTCTTCGCCTTCGATGCATAGCATCATTGCCACGCATATTTTCCGCGAACCGGGTACTTCACCAGATACGTAGCCGAGAGTTACGCATCAATGGCACGGTGGTTGTTCCGGCACGTTTCGAGGAGATGCTCGGCGATCTCGTAACGTTAATCTACCAGTCTTCTGGAGCGATGCCCTATGATGCGACACAGCCGGTCCCGCTTTTGCGACGCGGATGGTTTGGGCCAACCGAAACGGGGACAATCACGGTACCTGAACTGAATCACATGCTGACCCCTTTGGGTCAGGGCTTCATGAAGGCAGTGACTATCGATCAAGCGTTGAACAAAGGGGGATGA
- the typA gene encoding translational GTPase TypA, producing MNLRNVAIIAHVDHGKTTLVDQLFRQSGTFRDNQRIEERAMDSNDLEKERGITILAKCTSVDWEGTRINIVDTPGHADFGGEVERILSMVDGVILLVDASEGAMPQTKFVTGKALALGLRPIVVVNKIDRPDERIQEVLDEVFDLFVSLEANDEQLDFPVLYASGRNGYANEDSNLREGTLTPLFQKIVDHVPAPSADPEGPFKFLVTLLDRDNFLGRILTGLVFSGSLKTNQAIHALDNDGKIVETGRASKIMTFRGLERVPTDEAQAGDIISLAGLTTATVSNTICDPSVSDPLHAQPIDPPTLSMRFAVNDSPMAGREGTKVTSRMIRDRLFREAESNVAIKVTEADDRDSYEVAGRGELQLGVLIETMRREGFELGISRPRVLFGTDEDGKKTEPYETVIIDVDEEYSGTVVEKMNIRKAEMTDMRPSGGGKTRITFSAPSRGMIGYHGEFLSDTRGTGIMNRLFEKYGPHKGNIEGRKNGVLISNGSGEANSYALGPLEERGILFVGHGEALYEGMIVGENAKPDDLEVNPMKAKALTNFRASGGKDDAIRLTPPKKMTLEQAIAYIDDDEMVEVTPKSIRLRKRHLDPHERKKASRAKQAA from the coding sequence ATGAACCTCCGCAACGTGGCGATCATCGCCCACGTCGACCATGGCAAGACCACGCTCGTCGACCAGCTTTTCCGTCAGTCCGGGACCTTCCGCGACAACCAGCGCATCGAAGAGCGCGCGATGGATTCGAACGACCTCGAAAAGGAGCGCGGGATCACCATCCTGGCCAAGTGCACCTCGGTGGACTGGGAAGGCACGCGCATCAACATCGTCGACACCCCCGGCCACGCCGATTTCGGCGGCGAGGTGGAGCGCATCCTGTCGATGGTCGACGGCGTGATCCTGCTGGTCGACGCATCCGAAGGCGCGATGCCGCAGACCAAGTTCGTGACCGGCAAGGCTCTGGCGCTGGGCCTGCGTCCGATCGTCGTGGTCAACAAGATCGACCGCCCCGACGAGCGCATCCAGGAAGTGCTCGACGAGGTCTTCGACCTGTTCGTCAGCCTCGAAGCGAACGACGAACAGCTTGATTTTCCAGTACTTTATGCCTCGGGCCGCAATGGTTACGCCAATGAGGACAGCAACCTTCGCGAAGGTACGCTGACGCCGCTGTTCCAGAAGATCGTCGACCATGTCCCCGCCCCCTCGGCCGATCCGGAGGGTCCGTTCAAGTTCCTGGTGACGCTGCTCGACCGCGACAATTTCCTTGGCCGCATCCTCACCGGCCTGGTCTTCTCGGGCTCGCTCAAGACCAACCAGGCGATCCACGCGCTCGACAACGACGGCAAGATCGTCGAGACCGGCCGCGCGTCGAAGATCATGACCTTCCGCGGGCTGGAGCGCGTGCCGACCGACGAGGCGCAGGCGGGCGACATCATCAGCCTGGCGGGCCTGACCACCGCGACCGTCTCCAACACGATCTGCGACCCCTCGGTCAGCGATCCGCTCCACGCGCAGCCGATCGATCCGCCGACGCTGTCGATGCGCTTCGCCGTCAACGATTCGCCGATGGCGGGCCGCGAGGGTACCAAGGTGACGTCGCGCATGATCCGCGACCGCCTGTTCCGCGAAGCCGAATCGAACGTCGCGATCAAGGTGACCGAAGCCGACGACCGCGATTCGTATGAAGTCGCGGGCCGCGGCGAGCTTCAGCTCGGCGTGCTGATCGAGACGATGCGCCGCGAGGGCTTCGAACTCGGCATCAGCCGCCCGCGCGTGCTGTTCGGCACCGACGAGGACGGCAAGAAGACCGAGCCGTACGAGACCGTCATCATCGACGTGGACGAGGAATATTCGGGCACCGTCGTCGAGAAGATGAACATCCGCAAGGCCGAGATGACCGACATGCGCCCCTCGGGCGGCGGCAAGACCCGCATCACCTTCTCGGCGCCGAGCCGCGGGATGATCGGCTATCACGGCGAATTCCTGTCCGACACGCGCGGGACGGGCATCATGAACCGGCTGTTCGAGAAATATGGCCCGCACAAGGGCAATATCGAGGGCCGCAAGAACGGCGTGCTGATCTCCAACGGTTCGGGCGAAGCCAACAGCTATGCGCTCGGCCCGCTCGAAGAGCGCGGCATCCTGTTCGTCGGCCATGGCGAGGCGCTGTACGAGGGCATGATCGTCGGCGAGAATGCCAAGCCCGACGACCTTGAAGTCAACCCGATGAAGGCCAAGGCGCTCACCAACTTCCGCGCCAGCGGCGGCAAGGACGACGCCATCCGCCTGACCCCGCCGAAGAAGATGACGCTGGAACAGGCCATCGCCTATATCGACGACGACGAAATGGTCGAAGTGACCCCGAAGTCGATCCGCCTGCGCAAGCGCCACCTCGATCCGCATGAGCGGAAAAAGGCTAGCCGGGCGAAGCAGGCGGCGTAA
- a CDS encoding toxic anion resistance protein, with protein sequence MATQTAVAEQELVLTPPDPVQVVAPEKAAGLVPVDDKKKSELETRVDSFIDDLIAQDVNSPEFGKRVDAIAAMGQKEIREAAGQSNRFLDRPVKAIGNDTGVGADLLALRKTVEDLDPSKNGRLVGGNDGFLSKLFGGGGMKQYFRKYQSSQSHINGILKALSNGKDELLMDNAAIDTERANLWAAMGRLEQMIYLSKAMDAKLEDKANDLDHSDPAKAKAIRETALFYVRQRTQDLLTQMAVTVQGYLALDLVKKNNVELVKGVDRASTTTVSALRTAVTVAQALTNQKLVLDQITALNTTTANLIDSTGKLLKSQSAAIHEQAVNATIPVETLQRAFQNIYDTMDAIDTFKLKALDSMKTTVTTLSSEVEKSKGYIARAEGAAQNQLSGPGETFKLEAM encoded by the coding sequence ATGGCGACGCAGACCGCGGTGGCGGAACAGGAACTGGTACTGACGCCCCCCGATCCGGTGCAGGTCGTGGCGCCCGAAAAGGCCGCCGGCCTCGTGCCCGTCGACGACAAGAAAAAGTCTGAGCTGGAGACCCGCGTCGACAGCTTCATCGACGACCTGATCGCCCAGGACGTGAACTCGCCCGAATTCGGCAAGCGCGTCGATGCGATCGCGGCAATGGGACAGAAGGAAATCCGTGAGGCGGCGGGCCAGTCGAACCGCTTCCTCGATCGCCCGGTAAAGGCGATCGGCAACGACACCGGCGTCGGCGCCGACCTGCTCGCGCTGCGCAAGACCGTCGAGGATCTCGATCCGAGCAAGAATGGCCGACTGGTCGGCGGCAATGACGGCTTTCTGTCGAAGCTGTTCGGCGGCGGCGGGATGAAGCAGTATTTCCGCAAATACCAATCGTCGCAAAGCCATATCAACGGCATCCTCAAGGCGCTGTCCAACGGCAAGGACGAGCTGCTGATGGACAATGCCGCGATCGATACCGAGCGCGCGAATTTGTGGGCGGCGATGGGCCGGCTGGAACAGATGATCTATCTGTCCAAGGCGATGGACGCCAAGCTCGAGGACAAGGCCAACGACCTCGACCATAGCGATCCGGCCAAGGCCAAGGCGATCCGCGAGACCGCGCTCTTCTATGTCCGCCAGCGTACCCAGGACCTGCTGACCCAGATGGCGGTGACGGTGCAGGGCTATCTGGCGCTCGACCTGGTCAAGAAGAACAATGTCGAACTGGTCAAAGGCGTCGATCGCGCCTCCACGACGACCGTCTCGGCGCTGCGCACCGCGGTCACCGTGGCGCAGGCACTGACCAACCAGAAGCTGGTGCTCGACCAGATCACCGCGCTGAACACCACCACCGCGAACCTGATCGATTCGACCGGCAAGCTGCTCAAGAGCCAGTCTGCGGCGATCCACGAACAGGCGGTCAATGCGACGATCCCGGTCGAGACGCTCCAGCGCGCGTTCCAGAACATCTATGACACGATGGACGCGATCGACACCTTCAAGCTGAAGGCGCTCGACAGCATGAAGACCACGGTCACGACGCTGTCCAGCGAAGTCGAGAAGTCGAAGGGCTATATCGCGCGCGCCGAGGGCGCGGCGCAGAACCAGCTCTCCGGCCCGGGCGAGACCTTCAAGCTGGAGGCGATGTAG
- a CDS encoding DEAD/DEAH box helicase, translated as MEFKQLGLSEIVLSALAAKGYTEATPIQAQSIPSLLEGRDLLGIAQTGTGKTAAFMLPSIDRLIASGKRAQPRGCRMLVLAPTRELASQIAESARAYSKGTKLSVTTLFGGTSVHKNKTDLARGVDIVVATPGRLVDLLDQHYAILLGIEILVLDEADQMMDLGFIHALKRIVRELPSKRQTLFFSATMPKSIRELAGQFIKDPVEVKVTPVATTAERVDQYVTHIQQAEKQSLLTIQLRDPAIDRALIFTRTKHGADRVVKLLAGSGVASNAIHGNKSQPQRERALAEFRSGKVKVLIATDIAARGIDVSGVSHVFNFELPNVPEQYVHRIGRTARAGAAGIAISYCADDERPYLRDIEKLTRQKLTVQPLPENFLGESAKIKSSRAPMPVSRDEQNGRSGRAMQSQGRPGGGQRSAAPRGGQGQGERREARPFNGERRDDARRPAPTGERSGEPRRDSAPRSDAPRGDAPRNYARPKSKFTARPARPAGAGGSRPR; from the coding sequence ATGGAATTCAAACAACTCGGCCTTTCCGAGATCGTCCTCTCTGCGCTCGCGGCAAAGGGCTATACCGAAGCCACGCCGATCCAGGCCCAGTCGATCCCGTCGCTGCTCGAAGGGCGCGACCTGCTCGGCATCGCCCAGACCGGCACCGGCAAGACCGCGGCGTTCATGCTGCCGTCGATCGATCGCCTGATCGCATCGGGCAAGCGCGCCCAGCCGCGCGGCTGCCGCATGCTCGTCCTCGCGCCCACCCGCGAACTGGCCAGCCAGATCGCCGAAAGCGCGCGTGCCTATTCGAAGGGCACCAAGCTGTCGGTCACGACGCTGTTCGGCGGCACCTCGGTCCACAAGAACAAGACCGACCTGGCCCGCGGCGTCGACATCGTCGTCGCGACGCCGGGCCGCCTCGTCGACTTGCTCGACCAGCATTACGCGATCCTGCTCGGCATCGAGATCCTCGTGCTCGACGAAGCCGACCAGATGATGGACCTCGGCTTCATCCATGCGCTGAAGCGCATCGTCCGCGAGCTTCCGTCGAAGCGCCAGACGCTGTTCTTCTCGGCGACGATGCCGAAGTCGATCCGCGAACTGGCCGGCCAGTTCATCAAGGACCCGGTCGAAGTGAAGGTGACCCCCGTCGCCACCACTGCCGAGCGCGTCGACCAATATGTCACGCATATCCAGCAGGCCGAGAAGCAGTCACTGCTGACGATCCAGCTCCGCGACCCCGCGATCGACCGTGCGCTGATCTTCACCCGCACCAAGCATGGCGCCGACCGCGTCGTGAAGCTGCTCGCGGGCAGCGGCGTTGCGTCGAACGCGATCCATGGCAACAAGAGCCAGCCCCAGCGCGAGCGCGCGCTCGCCGAGTTCCGCTCGGGCAAGGTCAAGGTGCTGATCGCGACCGATATCGCCGCGCGCGGGATCGACGTGTCGGGGGTCAGCCATGTGTTCAATTTCGAGCTGCCCAATGTGCCCGAGCAATATGTCCACCGCATCGGCCGCACCGCGCGCGCCGGCGCTGCGGGCATCGCGATCAGCTATTGCGCCGATGACGAGCGTCCGTACCTGCGCGACATCGAGAAGCTGACTCGCCAGAAGCTGACCGTCCAGCCGCTGCCCGAGAATTTCCTCGGCGAATCGGCCAAGATCAAGTCGAGCCGCGCGCCGATGCCGGTCAGCCGCGATGAGCAGAATGGCCGCAGCGGTCGTGCGATGCAGAGCCAGGGCCGTCCCGGCGGCGGCCAGCGCAGCGCCGCGCCGCGCGGTGGCCAGGGTCAGGGCGAGCGCCGCGAGGCACGCCCGTTCAACGGCGAGCGTCGCGACGACGCCCGCCGCCCGGCACCCACCGGCGAGCGCAGCGGCGAACCCCGCCGCGACTCGGCTCCGCGCAGCGATGCACCGCGCGGCGACGCCCCCCGCAACTATGCGCGGCCCAAGAGCAAGTTCACCGCCCGCCCGGCCCGTCCCGCCGGCGCCGGCGGCAGCCGCCCGCGCTGA
- a CDS encoding 3-keto-disaccharide hydrolase, which yields MRVQWIAVLLALGLPVSAVAQDAPEAAIAGDPPARAQRLTLADIPRATGPARLLFDGKGLDEWEPWLGYDDPGLTYRRPAVAPLGVPAAAAPYFSVVEEDGAPALRVEGKTWGSLVHTADLANYHLSLEFKWGDQVWAPRLTDPQNNGLLYHSHGAPGAVWGTWMRAVEFEIMLGSTGMVVPVGNEVRARTTAAQDRGIIYPHRRFRVGGRPIDVTNNGNPDWNVEGARDAEKPVGQWNRLDLYVVGDRAIHVVNGVPVMALTDLAEIDAAGRRVPLTHGRIQLQSEGAETFFRDIRVEPIARLPRLVSR from the coding sequence ATGCGGGTGCAATGGATTGCGGTGCTGCTGGCACTGGGGCTGCCGGTGAGTGCCGTGGCGCAGGACGCGCCCGAGGCGGCGATCGCGGGCGATCCGCCTGCGCGCGCGCAACGCCTGACGCTGGCCGATATACCCAGGGCGACGGGACCGGCGCGGCTGTTGTTCGACGGCAAGGGGCTGGACGAATGGGAGCCGTGGCTGGGCTATGACGATCCGGGGCTGACCTATCGCCGCCCGGCGGTGGCGCCGCTGGGGGTGCCCGCCGCCGCGGCGCCGTATTTTTCGGTGGTGGAGGAAGACGGCGCGCCCGCGCTGCGGGTCGAGGGGAAGACCTGGGGAAGCCTGGTCCACACCGCCGACCTGGCGAATTACCATTTGAGCCTGGAGTTTAAATGGGGCGATCAGGTCTGGGCGCCGCGCCTGACCGATCCGCAGAATAACGGGCTGCTCTATCACTCGCACGGCGCGCCGGGCGCGGTGTGGGGGACGTGGATGCGCGCGGTGGAATTCGAGATCATGCTGGGATCGACGGGCATGGTGGTGCCGGTGGGCAACGAAGTGCGCGCGCGGACGACGGCGGCGCAGGACCGCGGCATTATCTATCCCCATCGCCGCTTCCGGGTCGGCGGGCGGCCGATCGACGTGACCAATAACGGCAATCCGGACTGGAATGTCGAGGGCGCGCGCGATGCCGAGAAGCCGGTGGGGCAGTGGAACCGGCTGGACCTCTATGTCGTCGGTGACCGCGCTATCCATGTCGTCAACGGCGTGCCGGTGATGGCGCTGACCGATTTGGCGGAGATCGACGCCGCCGGGCGCCGCGTGCCGCTGACGCATGGCCGGATCCAGCTCCAGTCGGAGGGCGCCGAGACGTTCTTCCGGGACATTCGCGTCGAGCCGATCGCGCGGTTGCCGCGGCTGGTTTCGCGGTGA
- a CDS encoding PilZ domain-containing protein — MLRCLDAGEMPNVLVARLEVLGEIDQRGAVRFPVGDESTLRGADGQPIDVVVDNLSRTGFLFIADAEIPAGSLVALGLSGAGAREAQVVWRDGSRHGCEFLMPLPQSAMAKAFKGQDAVIADLEEALQRRFYAATNFEAEAEDEDGEDEIDPDPVPPRPRRFDKLWRAFGKLRRG, encoded by the coding sequence ATGCTGCGCTGCTTGGATGCAGGGGAGATGCCGAACGTGCTGGTCGCGAGGCTCGAGGTTCTTGGCGAGATCGACCAGCGCGGCGCGGTGCGTTTTCCGGTGGGCGACGAATCGACGCTGCGCGGCGCCGACGGCCAGCCGATCGACGTGGTGGTCGACAATCTGTCGCGCACCGGATTCCTGTTCATCGCCGACGCCGAGATTCCCGCCGGGTCGCTGGTCGCGCTCGGGCTGTCGGGGGCAGGCGCGCGCGAGGCGCAAGTGGTGTGGCGCGACGGCAGCCGGCATGGCTGCGAGTTCCTGATGCCGCTGCCGCAATCGGCGATGGCCAAGGCGTTCAAGGGGCAGGACGCCGTGATCGCCGACCTGGAGGAAGCGCTCCAGCGCCGCTTTTATGCCGCGACGAATTTCGAGGCCGAGGCCGAGGACGAAGACGGCGAGGACGAGATTGATCCCGATCCCGTCCCACCGCGCCCGCGCCGTTTCGACAAGCTGTGGCGGGCGTTCGGGAAGCTGCGGCGGGGCTAG
- a CDS encoding glycoside hydrolase family 43 protein has protein sequence MIRNPILPGFNPDPSLCRVGDDYYIATSTFEWFPGVQIHHSRDLANWTLLSRPLVRASQLDMRGDPDSCGVWAPDLSHDGERFWLTYTDVKRYGRTTVGGASGASLRDFHNYLVTCETTDGDWSDPVPLNSSGFDPGLFHDDDGRKWLVNQLWDHRPGRSRFAGIVLQEYSPEEQRLVGERVNIFPGTALGLTEAPHLYKRNGWYYLLTAEGGTGWNHAVTMARSRDIAGPYELHPHGQILSSRTRPDAPLARAGHADLVDTADGQTWIAYLCGRPLPNRGRCVLGRETALQPMRWGEDDWLYTLDGSGMPMLEAPTPTLPASPARATQERHDFDAPELPLDLQWLRTPDPDRIFSLTARPGHLRLYGRETIGSLFTQALVARRQQALCYSASCRIDFTPQHFQQAAGLVAYYNSSKFHYFHITHDDALGRHLRVMSALPDSPQADAFSAPVAIPEGPIELRAEVDYERLRFGWRSEGGDWHWLPEQFDASILSDEASAPGLPNFTGTFIGMACQDMAGTGLPADFDWFEYRERNYQPDPTAT, from the coding sequence ATGATCCGCAATCCGATCCTTCCCGGCTTCAATCCCGATCCCTCGCTGTGCCGCGTCGGCGACGACTATTATATCGCGACATCGACCTTCGAATGGTTTCCCGGCGTCCAGATCCACCATAGCCGCGACCTGGCGAACTGGACGCTGCTAAGCCGCCCGCTGGTCCGCGCGTCGCAGCTCGACATGCGCGGCGATCCCGATAGCTGCGGCGTGTGGGCGCCCGATCTCAGCCATGACGGCGAGCGCTTCTGGCTGACCTATACCGACGTCAAACGCTATGGCCGCACCACGGTAGGCGGCGCATCGGGCGCGTCCCTGCGCGATTTTCACAATTATCTGGTGACGTGCGAGACCACCGACGGCGACTGGTCAGACCCGGTGCCGCTCAATTCGAGCGGGTTCGATCCCGGGCTGTTCCACGATGACGACGGGCGCAAATGGCTGGTCAACCAGCTCTGGGACCATCGCCCGGGCCGCAGCCGCTTCGCGGGCATCGTCCTCCAGGAATATTCGCCTGAAGAGCAGCGGCTGGTCGGCGAGCGCGTCAATATCTTCCCCGGCACCGCATTGGGCCTGACCGAGGCGCCGCATCTCTACAAGCGCAACGGCTGGTACTATCTCCTCACTGCCGAGGGCGGCACCGGCTGGAACCATGCAGTGACGATGGCCCGGTCGCGCGACATCGCCGGCCCCTATGAACTCCACCCGCACGGCCAGATCCTCAGCAGCCGCACCCGCCCCGATGCCCCGCTCGCCCGCGCGGGCCATGCCGACCTGGTCGATACCGCCGATGGCCAGACCTGGATCGCCTATCTCTGCGGTCGCCCGCTGCCCAATCGCGGACGCTGCGTGCTGGGGCGCGAGACCGCGCTCCAGCCGATGCGCTGGGGCGAGGATGACTGGCTGTACACGCTCGACGGCAGCGGGATGCCGATGCTGGAGGCGCCCACCCCCACGCTACCCGCCTCGCCCGCCCGCGCCACGCAGGAACGCCACGATTTCGACGCGCCCGAATTGCCGCTCGACCTGCAATGGCTGCGCACGCCGGACCCCGACCGCATCTTCAGCCTCACCGCGCGACCCGGCCATCTGCGCCTCTATGGCCGCGAGACGATCGGCAGCCTGTTCACCCAGGCGCTGGTCGCGCGGCGGCAACAGGCTTTGTGCTATTCGGCAAGCTGCCGAATCGACTTCACGCCGCAGCATTTCCAGCAGGCGGCGGGGCTGGTCGCCTATTATAATTCGAGCAAGTTCCACTATTTCCACATCACGCATGACGACGCGCTGGGCCGCCATCTGCGCGTAATGTCCGCGCTCCCCGATTCGCCCCAGGCCGACGCCTTCAGCGCCCCCGTCGCGATCCCCGAGGGACCGATCGAACTGCGCGCCGAGGTGGATTACGAACGCCTGCGCTTCGGCTGGCGCAGCGAGGGCGGCGACTGGCACTGGCTGCCCGAGCAGTTCGACGCGAGCATCCTGTCGGACGAGGCCAGCGCCCCCGGCCTGCCCAATTTCACCGGCACGTTCATCGGCATGGCGTGCCAGGACATGGCCGGCACGGGTCTGCCCGCCGATTTCGACTGGTTCGAGTATCGCGAGCGGAACTATCAGCCCGATCCGACGGCGACCTAG
- a CDS encoding MFS transporter, translated as MSIWKRTRGLRWGIIGVVMLGTVVNYLTRNTLGFAAPLMLADLHITEQQYSWVTGAFQAGIMLQPLVGYILDRIGLRTGFAVFATGWGLLTMAHGLVPSWQWLFAVRGALGFAEGTAHTGGLKVVSEWFPARERGMAGGIYNMGASVGAATAPLLVYWASSVWNWRAAFVVAGLLAFLWVALWLAVYRPLASHPRVSDAERDYIRSGQEAHTQASLVRPSVRSILGRRNFWGIALPRFLADPTWGTLTFWLPLYLTSRGFSLGATALSTFLPFLAGELGCLFGPTVVLWLQRHGIGLIDARRWTFTLGAALMTCMIAVPFATNLYLAVALLSLGGFAHQTLSVTCITLASDLFRKDELGTVAGMAGTMANLGVLLFSLAIGGLVAQIGYAPFFIALGLLDLVAAAVLWGVVRPPIDTQGITPVTELPGA; from the coding sequence TTGAGCATCTGGAAACGCACCCGCGGCCTGCGCTGGGGAATCATCGGCGTCGTCATGCTCGGCACCGTGGTCAATTACCTGACGCGCAACACGTTGGGCTTCGCCGCGCCGCTGATGCTGGCCGACCTGCACATCACCGAACAGCAATATAGCTGGGTGACGGGCGCGTTCCAGGCGGGGATCATGCTCCAGCCGCTGGTCGGCTATATCCTCGATCGCATCGGGCTGCGCACCGGCTTTGCGGTGTTCGCCACCGGATGGGGGCTGCTGACCATGGCGCATGGGCTGGTACCGAGCTGGCAGTGGCTGTTCGCGGTGCGCGGCGCCTTGGGCTTTGCCGAGGGCACCGCGCATACCGGTGGGCTGAAGGTCGTGTCCGAATGGTTCCCGGCGCGCGAGCGCGGGATGGCGGGCGGCATCTATAACATGGGCGCATCGGTCGGCGCGGCGACAGCGCCGCTGCTCGTCTATTGGGCGAGCAGCGTGTGGAACTGGCGCGCGGCGTTCGTCGTCGCCGGGCTGCTCGCCTTCCTGTGGGTCGCACTGTGGCTCGCCGTCTATCGCCCGCTTGCCAGCCATCCGCGCGTGTCCGATGCCGAGCGCGACTATATCCGCAGCGGGCAGGAAGCGCATACCCAGGCGTCGCTGGTCCGCCCGTCGGTGCGCTCGATCCTCGGGCGGCGCAATTTCTGGGGGATCGCGCTGCCGCGCTTCCTGGCGGACCCGACCTGGGGCACGCTCACCTTCTGGCTGCCGCTCTACCTCACCTCGCGCGGGTTCAGCCTGGGGGCGACCGCGCTGTCGACCTTCCTGCCGTTTCTCGCGGGCGAGCTGGGCTGCCTGTTCGGGCCGACCGTCGTGCTGTGGCTCCAGCGGCACGGCATCGGGCTGATCGATGCGCGGCGCTGGACCTTCACGCTGGGTGCGGCGCTGATGACGTGCATGATCGCGGTGCCCTTCGCGACGAACCTCTACCTCGCGGTCGCACTGCTCAGCCTGGGCGGGTTCGCGCACCAGACGCTGTCGGTGACCTGCATCACGCTGGCGAGCGACCTGTTCCGCAAGGACGAGCTGGGCACGGTCGCGGGGATGGCCGGGACGATGGCCAATCTCGGCGTGCTGCTGTTCTCGCTCGCGATCGGCGGGCTGGTGGCGCAGATCGGCTATGCGCCGTTCTTCATCGCGCTTGGCCTGCTCGACCTCGTCGCCGCCGCCGTGCTGTGGGGCGTCGTCCGGCCCCCGATCGACACCCAGGGCATCACCCCCGTCACGGAGCTTCCCGGCGCATGA